In one Populus nigra chromosome 12, ddPopNigr1.1, whole genome shotgun sequence genomic region, the following are encoded:
- the LOC133669137 gene encoding GDSL esterase/lipase At5g33370-like translates to MASNSSACSSYWVISGLALVLGAIVHQADARAFLVFGDSLVDSGNNNYLATTARADSYPYGIDYPTHRATGRFSNGLNIPDLISEQIGSESPLPYLSPELRGQKLLVGANFASAGIGILNDTGIQFLNIIRMHRQLENFQQYQQRVGALIGAEKAKRLVNQSLILLTVGGNDFVNNYYLVPYSARSRQYDLPDYVKHLISEYKKLLMRLYNLGARRVLVTGTGPMGCVPAELAMRSTNGGCSAELQRAAALYNPQLESMIIDVNRKIGSDVFIAANTHQMHADFVSNPQAYGFTTSKIACCGQGPYNGLGLCTLLSNLCPNRDLYAFWDPFHPSEKANRIIVQQIMTGSTRYMKPMNLSTIMALDSRT, encoded by the exons ATGGCCAGTAACTCATCAGCTTGCAGTTCTTATTGGGTGATCTCAGGTCTGGCATTGGTACTGGGAGCCATTGTTCACCAAGCTGACGCAAGGGCATTCCTCGTCTTCGGTGATTCACTAGTCGATAGTGGCAACAACAACTACCTGGCAACAACTGCACGAGCCGATTCATACCCTTATGGGATCGATTATCCAACACATCGAGCAACCGGCCGATTCTCTAATGGCCTGAACATTCCTGACCTTATCA GTGAGCAAATTGGCTCAGAATCCCCGTTGCCTTACCTGAGTCCAGAGCTTAGAGGACAAAAACTACTTGTTGGTGCCAACTTTGCTTCGGCTGGAATCGGAATCCTTAATGACACTGGAATTCAGTTT TTAAATATAATAAGAATGCATAGACAACTGGAGAATTTCCAACAATATCAGCAACGAGTTGGTGCGCTTATCGGAGCCGAGAAGGCCAAGCGACTCGTCAATCAGTCACTTATCCTGCTCACCGTTGGTGGGAATGATTTTGTCAACAACTATTACTTGGTTCCTTATTCTGCAAGGTCTCGCCAATATGATTTGCCAGATTATGTCAAGCATCTCATTTCAGAGTACAAGAAACTATTGATG AGGCTGTATAATCTCGGAGCACGTCGAGTTCTTGTGACTGGTACTGGACCGATGGGTTGTGTTCCAGCAGAGTTGGCCATGAGGAGCACAAATGGTGGCTGCTCAGCTGAACTACAGAGAGCGGCTGCCTTGTATAACCCTCAACTTGAGAGCATGATAATTGATGTCAAcagaaaaatcggcagcgatgtgTTTATTGCTGCAAATACCCACCAAATGCACGCAGATTTTGTCAGTAATCCTCAAGCATATG GATTTACTACATCAAAGATAGCATGTTGTGGACAAGGGCCATACAATGGCCTAGGACTGTGCACACTGTTGTCAAACTTGTGCCCTAACCGTGACCTTTATGCATTCTGGGATCCATTCCATCCATCAGAAAAGGCAAACAGAATTATAGTACAGCAGATCATGACTGGCTCCACCCGATACATGAAACCTATGAATCTCAGCACCATCATGGCCTTGGATTCCAGGACCTGA